In Helianthus annuus cultivar XRQ/B chromosome 3, HanXRQr2.0-SUNRISE, whole genome shotgun sequence, a single window of DNA contains:
- the LOC118490508 gene encoding pollen-specific leucine-rich repeat extensin-like protein 3, translating into MAVVVGGDDGGVAAAVTTVAVVTHFCRHHHHHHPPPPQLSPATTPVVTHLRRYQPSPTIHTSAPAVTRHHPLPTTPDTTAPQLPPTPTPASAVSRHPPPPPTTTVVVTHHRPRHPPPLSSPPPTSAPATTHRRHPLPPPPTIATIATYHHPPPPTTVTHHRFYSFVYSFLPNNTK; encoded by the exons AtggcagtggtggtgggtggagatGACGGCGGTGTTG CTGCCGCCGTGACTACCGTTGCCGTCGTCACCCACttctgccgccaccaccaccaccaccacccacctccaccccAGCTGTCTCCCGCCACCACCCCAGTCGTCACCCACCTCCGCCGCTACCAACCGTCACCCACCATCCACACCTCCGCCCCTGCCGTCACTCGCCACCACCCACTACCCACCACCCCCGACACCACCGCGCCACAGCtgccacccacccccacccccgcCTCCGCCGTCAgccgccacccacctccaccaccgaccaccaccgtCGTCGTCACCCACCACCGTCCCCGTCACCCACCACCATTGTCGTCGCCACCACCTACCTCTGCCcccgccaccacccaccgccgccacccactgccaccaccaccgacCATCGCTACCAttgccacctatcaccacccaccaccaccgactACCGTCACTCATCAccgattttattccttcgtctATTCTTTCCTACCAAACaacacaaagtaa
- the LOC110927994 gene encoding NEP1-interacting protein-like 1, with protein MAYDSQFKFFCNAVKKVFMALVTCTVALGGATVGTIAGAIEGPTTETGLVRGSVVGAVTGAITALQLMDMIIDGEPFSKVSFLSSLVNGQVFADWVTPAVLKAYQSQINGVETTFADLFDACEYNGSKGLSEDSINELPRFVFESCCKRVCTICLQNFENKEDGRELTKCKHVFHLTCIDEWLIRNGSCPVCRRNV; from the exons ATGGCTTATGATTCTCAATTTAAATTTTTCTGCAATGCTGTCAAAAAAGTTTTCATGGCTCTTGTCACCTGCACCGTTGCTCTCG GAGGAGCAACTGTGGGAACAATAGCGGGAGCAATCGAAGGACCCACTACAGAAACAGGTCTGGTCCGTGGGTCCGTTGTGGGTGCAGTCACCGGCGCCATAACCGCGTTGCAGCTCATGGATATGATCATTGATGGCGAACCATTCTCCAAAGTCTCATTTCTATCTAGTCTTGTAAACGGACAAGTCTTTGCGGACTGGGTCACTCCCGCTGTCCTCAAAGCCTACCAGTCTCAG ATTAATGGAGTTGAAACTACGTTTGCGGATCTTTTTGACGCGTGTGAGTACAATGGGTCCAAAGGATTGAGTGAAGATTCGATAAACGAGTTACCTAGATTCGTGTTTGAGAGTTGTTGCAAAAGGGTATGTACGATTTGCTTGCAAAACTTCGAGAACAAAGAAGATGGAAGAGAACTAACGAAGTGTAAACATGTGTTTCATTTGACGTGTATAGATGAGTGGCTGATTAGAAATGGTTCTTGCCCTGTTTGTAGAAGAAATGTTTAG